In Streptomyces sp. NBC_01707, a genomic segment contains:
- a CDS encoding cytochrome P450, with amino-acid sequence MHPSPQPESAASFDPWSPVFVADPYPAYAALRATGRVHRFEPTDQWLVPHHADVSALLRDRRLGRTYLHRFTHEEFGRTPPPAAYEPFTTLNGQGLLDLEAPDHTRIRRLVSKAFTPRTVERLVPTVRRLAAELVDDFVEAGGGDLLTAVAEPLPVAVIAEMLGIPASDRAPLRPWSAAICGMFELNPSEETASAAVRASEEFSAHLRELIAERRRNPGTDLISALIAAHDEGERLSEQEMVSTCVLLLNAGHEATVNTTVNGWWTLLRHPEQLAALRADHGLLPTAVEELLRYDTPLQMFERWVLDDIEIDGTVIPRGSEVALLFGSANRDPERFVDPETLDLTRRENPHVSFGAGIHFCLGAPLARVELSASFGELLRRAPGMRLAAEPEWNPGYVIRGVKELRVEL; translated from the coding sequence ATGCACCCGTCTCCGCAACCCGAGTCCGCCGCTTCGTTCGATCCCTGGTCGCCGGTGTTCGTCGCCGACCCGTACCCCGCCTACGCCGCACTGCGGGCCACCGGCCGGGTGCACCGGTTCGAGCCCACGGACCAGTGGCTCGTCCCGCACCACGCCGATGTGTCGGCGCTGCTGCGGGACCGGCGCCTGGGCCGCACCTATCTGCACCGCTTCACCCACGAGGAGTTCGGCCGCACGCCGCCGCCCGCCGCGTACGAGCCCTTCACCACCCTCAACGGGCAGGGGCTCCTCGACCTGGAGGCCCCCGACCACACCCGGATCCGGCGCCTGGTCTCCAAGGCGTTCACGCCGCGTACGGTGGAGCGGCTCGTCCCGACGGTACGGCGGCTGGCCGCCGAGCTGGTCGACGACTTCGTCGAGGCGGGCGGCGGCGACCTGCTCACCGCGGTAGCCGAACCGCTGCCCGTCGCCGTCATCGCCGAGATGCTGGGCATCCCCGCGTCCGACCGCGCTCCGTTGCGGCCCTGGTCGGCGGCGATCTGCGGGATGTTCGAACTGAACCCGTCCGAGGAGACCGCGAGCGCCGCCGTTCGCGCCTCGGAGGAGTTCTCCGCCCATCTGCGGGAGCTGATCGCGGAGCGCCGCAGGAACCCCGGTACGGATCTGATCTCCGCGCTCATCGCCGCGCACGACGAGGGGGAGCGGCTGAGCGAGCAGGAGATGGTCTCCACCTGTGTGCTCCTGCTGAACGCGGGCCACGAGGCGACGGTCAACACGACCGTGAACGGCTGGTGGACGCTGTTGCGCCACCCCGAGCAGCTGGCGGCCCTGCGTGCCGACCACGGGCTGCTGCCCACGGCAGTCGAGGAGTTGCTGCGGTACGACACTCCGTTGCAGATGTTCGAGCGCTGGGTCCTCGACGACATCGAGATCGACGGCACGGTGATTCCGCGGGGTTCGGAGGTGGCGCTGCTGTTCGGGTCGGCGAACCGGGACCCGGAGCGGTTTGTGGACCCGGAGACGCTGGACCTGACCCGCCGGGAGAATCCGCACGTCTCGTTCGGCGCCGGCATCCACTTCTGCCTGGGCGCGCCGCTCGCCCGGGTGGAACTCTCGGCCTCCTTCGGCGAGTTGCTGCGCCGGGCGCCCGGGATGCGGCTGGCGGCCGAGCCGGAGTGGAACCCGGGTTACGTGATCAGGGGCGTGAAGGAGCTGCGCGTGGAGCTGTGA
- a CDS encoding tryptophan 2,3-dioxygenase family protein, with protein sequence MSTIHPDPEATGADTPHLDFAGTTPYEDYVQADVLTHLQHLRSDDPGEMVFLVTTQVMELWFTVIVHEWETAAHALRQDRLTVARDALKRSVRELEALNASWTPLAQLTPAQFNSYRGALGEGSGFQSAMYRRMEFLLGDKSASMLVPHRGAPRVHAELEKALAEPSLYDEVLALLARRGHGVPQSVLGRDLTQKYEPSPEVEAVWAEIYADPERYDDLVRLGEALTDVGELVWRWRNDHLVATRRAMGSKTGTGGSAGVAWLEKRATKNVFPELWTARSHV encoded by the coding sequence ATGTCGACGATCCACCCCGACCCCGAAGCCACCGGTGCGGACACCCCGCACCTGGACTTCGCGGGAACGACTCCGTACGAGGACTATGTCCAGGCGGATGTCCTGACCCACCTCCAGCACCTTCGCTCCGACGACCCGGGCGAGATGGTCTTCCTGGTCACCACCCAGGTCATGGAGCTGTGGTTCACGGTCATCGTCCATGAGTGGGAGACCGCCGCGCACGCCCTGCGCCAGGACCGGCTGACGGTCGCGCGCGATGCGCTGAAGCGGTCGGTACGGGAACTGGAGGCGCTCAACGCGTCCTGGACGCCGCTCGCCCAGCTCACCCCCGCCCAGTTCAACTCCTACCGTGGCGCACTCGGCGAGGGCTCCGGCTTCCAGTCGGCGATGTACCGGCGGATGGAGTTCCTGCTCGGCGACAAGTCCGCGTCCATGCTCGTACCGCACCGGGGCGCGCCCCGCGTCCACGCCGAGCTGGAGAAGGCGCTCGCCGAGCCGAGCCTGTACGACGAGGTGCTCGCCCTGCTCGCCCGGCGCGGCCACGGGGTGCCCCAGTCCGTTCTCGGTCGCGACCTGACGCAGAAGTACGAGCCGTCCCCCGAGGTCGAGGCCGTCTGGGCGGAGATCTACGCCGACCCCGAGCGGTACGACGACCTCGTCCGGCTCGGCGAGGCGCTCACCGACGTCGGCGAACTGGTGTGGCGCTGGCGCAACGACCACCTCGTCGCCACCCGGCGCGCGATGGGCTCGAAGACCGGCACCGGCGGCTCCGCCGGGGTCGCGTGGCTGGAGAAGCGGGCCACGAAGAACGTGTTCCCCGAGCTGTGGACGGCGCGCAGCCATGTCTGA
- the kynU gene encoding kynureninase: MSEAFAARAAALDTADELADLRKLFTLDDGVYLDGNSLGALPRHVPARMQEVLTREWGELRIRSWDESGWWTAPERIGDRIAPLVGAAAGQIVVGDSTSVNVFKAVVAASRLAPEGRDEILVDATTFPTDGYMAESAARMTGHRLVPVAPGDVSTAVGPRTAVALLNHVDFRTGRLHDLPGLTATVQAAGGLAVWDLCHSAGALPVGLDGHGVDLAVGCTYKYLNGGPGSPAYLYVAERHQAAFDSPLPGWTSHADPFAMDPGYAPADGSVRGRVGTPDILSMLALEAALDVWDGVTVDAVRAKSLALTDFFLECVGAYAPEGVVVPVTPQAHAERGSQVSLRCVDAGVTEPVMRALIARGVVGDLRRPDVLRFGFTPLYVGFADVERAARVLGEVLSEVSGRALDGVLGEV, encoded by the coding sequence ATGTCTGAGGCCTTCGCCGCGCGGGCCGCGGCACTCGACACCGCCGACGAACTCGCTGATCTGCGCAAGCTGTTCACCCTCGACGACGGGGTGTACCTCGACGGCAACTCGCTCGGCGCCCTGCCGCGGCACGTACCCGCCCGGATGCAGGAGGTCCTCACCCGCGAGTGGGGCGAGCTGCGGATCCGGTCCTGGGACGAGAGCGGCTGGTGGACCGCGCCCGAGCGGATCGGTGACCGGATAGCACCGCTCGTCGGGGCCGCCGCCGGGCAGATCGTCGTCGGTGACTCCACCAGCGTGAACGTCTTCAAGGCCGTCGTCGCCGCGAGCCGGCTGGCGCCGGAGGGGCGCGACGAGATCCTCGTCGATGCGACGACGTTTCCCACGGACGGGTACATGGCCGAGTCCGCCGCCCGGATGACCGGGCACCGGCTCGTCCCCGTCGCACCCGGGGACGTGTCGACCGCGGTCGGGCCCCGTACCGCGGTCGCCCTGCTCAACCACGTCGACTTCCGCACCGGCCGGCTGCACGACCTGCCCGGCCTCACCGCCACCGTGCAGGCGGCGGGCGGCCTCGCCGTCTGGGACCTGTGCCACAGCGCGGGCGCGCTGCCCGTGGGCCTGGACGGGCACGGGGTGGACCTGGCGGTCGGCTGTACGTACAAGTACCTGAACGGCGGCCCGGGTTCGCCCGCGTACCTGTACGTCGCCGAGCGGCATCAGGCGGCCTTCGACTCGCCGCTGCCGGGGTGGACGTCGCACGCCGACCCGTTCGCGATGGATCCCGGATACGCGCCCGCGGACGGTTCCGTACGCGGCCGGGTCGGAACCCCCGACATCCTGTCCATGCTGGCGCTCGAAGCGGCGCTGGACGTGTGGGACGGGGTGACGGTCGACGCGGTGCGGGCCAAGTCGCTGGCCCTGACGGACTTCTTCCTGGAGTGCGTCGGGGCGTATGCGCCGGAGGGTGTGGTCGTTCCGGTCACGCCGCAGGCACATGCGGAGCGCGGCAGCCAGGTGTCGTTGCGGTGCGTGGACGCGGGGGTCACCGAGCCGGTGATGCGTGCGCTGATCGCGCGGGGCGTGGTCGGGGACCTGCGGCGGCCGGATGTGCTGAGGTTCGGGTTCACCCCGCTCTACGTGGGATTCGCGGATGTCGAGCGGGCTGCGCGGGTGCTGGGTGAGGTGCTGAGCGAGGTGTCGGGCAGGGCGCTCGACGGGGTGCTCGGCGAGGTGTGA
- a CDS encoding sensor histidine kinase, with protein sequence MTETTKTRSPEFRLAAGAIGGLRQDLFHDAFAYRPLAPMRTDGALTRRLSERMRARAARTPHALVGLAALITALIGLGAADGPGPWSGFEIVLAGLLPALTVAMTLFRPVGAFWMSMALTPVTAVITGGDWPWVPSMFFSHLVVLVVVAARTRPRTAAWMWVLTVVLGTFLENVGWHYSSTTGPMAVASAFALLVVTVVQTRREAEREVTVQRTVTAVERDRRTLLEERTTIARELHDVVAHHMSVVAIQAEAAPYRVENPPPELEQAFVTIRENAVAALTELRRVLGVVRAEDYEAPDAPQPTLAQLDGLLANVADAGLVAEKTVTGAVRELPQGVELSAYRIIQEALSNTLRHAPGATAKVEIGYVLGGLGLRVVNGPPTGPVKPSPGAGHGITGMRERVAMLNGEMTAETTGDGGYEIAVFIPVALAQEPTQSETS encoded by the coding sequence GTGACCGAGACCACCAAGACCAGAAGCCCCGAGTTCCGGCTGGCCGCAGGGGCGATAGGCGGCCTGCGGCAGGACCTCTTCCATGATGCGTTCGCCTACCGTCCGCTGGCGCCCATGCGGACCGACGGGGCGCTGACCCGGCGGCTGTCCGAGCGGATGCGCGCGCGGGCCGCCCGGACGCCGCACGCACTGGTCGGGCTGGCCGCGCTGATCACGGCCCTCATAGGCCTCGGCGCGGCGGACGGCCCCGGGCCCTGGTCCGGGTTCGAGATCGTTCTGGCCGGGCTGCTCCCGGCACTGACCGTCGCTATGACGCTGTTCCGGCCGGTCGGCGCGTTCTGGATGTCGATGGCGCTCACTCCGGTGACAGCAGTGATCACCGGCGGCGACTGGCCGTGGGTGCCGAGCATGTTCTTCTCGCACCTGGTGGTGCTCGTCGTGGTCGCCGCCCGGACCCGGCCGCGTACCGCCGCCTGGATGTGGGTCCTGACCGTGGTGCTCGGCACCTTCCTGGAGAACGTCGGCTGGCACTACTCGTCGACCACCGGGCCCATGGCCGTGGCCTCCGCGTTCGCCCTGCTCGTGGTGACCGTCGTGCAGACCCGTCGGGAGGCGGAGCGTGAGGTGACCGTGCAGCGCACCGTCACCGCCGTGGAGCGCGACCGGCGCACACTGCTGGAGGAGCGCACCACCATCGCCCGCGAGCTGCACGACGTGGTCGCCCATCACATGTCGGTCGTCGCGATCCAGGCCGAGGCCGCCCCGTACCGGGTGGAGAACCCTCCGCCCGAGCTGGAGCAGGCCTTCGTAACCATCCGGGAGAACGCCGTCGCCGCCCTCACCGAACTGCGCCGCGTCCTCGGCGTCGTACGGGCCGAGGACTACGAGGCGCCGGACGCCCCGCAGCCCACCCTCGCCCAGCTGGACGGACTGCTCGCCAATGTGGCGGACGCGGGCCTGGTGGCGGAGAAGACCGTCACCGGTGCGGTACGCGAACTGCCGCAGGGCGTCGAGCTGTCGGCGTACCGGATCATCCAGGAAGCCCTCAGCAACACGTTGCGGCACGCGCCCGGCGCCACCGCCAAGGTCGAGATCGGCTATGTGCTCGGCGGGCTCGGACTGCGGGTCGTCAACGGGCCGCCGACCGGCCCGGTGAAGCCCTCGCCGGGGGCCGGGCACGGCATCACGGGGATGCGGGAGCGGGTCGCCATGCTGAACGGCGAGATGACCGCCGAGACGACCGGGGACGGCGGGTACGAGATCGCCGTGTTCATCCCTGTAGCCCTGGCCCAGGAACCGACGCAGAGCGAGACCTCATGA
- a CDS encoding S9 family peptidase — protein sequence MSDSAARDRDAVETESAFSHPAVAPDASAAYGDHPDQVIDFYAPRDGRAGAPVVVVLHGGAWRGPYDRRHVTPFADFLARRGFAVANVEYRRGSELPQQRGSGPVAGRWPETFDDVAAAMDALPGLLAVALPDADARRIVVTGHSAGGQLALWAAARHVLPQGSPWRLAAAPPLRGVVALAPIADFATAVELDVCSGAVGQLLGREADFAARSPYADPAALLPTGIATAVVQGRTDLTVPHAVAEAFVDAAAKAGETVGLTLLEEVGHFPLIDPAADACAVVAEEIAQLAW from the coding sequence ATGTCGGATTCCGCCGCGCGTGATCGGGACGCAGTCGAGACCGAGTCGGCCTTCTCGCATCCGGCCGTCGCCCCCGACGCCTCGGCCGCCTACGGCGACCATCCCGACCAGGTGATCGACTTCTACGCCCCGCGCGACGGGCGGGCCGGGGCGCCCGTCGTGGTCGTCCTGCACGGTGGTGCGTGGCGGGGGCCGTACGACCGGCGCCATGTGACGCCGTTCGCGGACTTCCTGGCCCGGCGCGGGTTCGCCGTCGCCAACGTCGAGTACCGGCGTGGCAGCGAGCTTCCGCAGCAGCGGGGTTCGGGTCCGGTCGCGGGCCGTTGGCCGGAGACCTTCGACGATGTCGCCGCGGCGATGGACGCGCTGCCCGGTCTGCTGGCCGTCGCGCTTCCGGACGCCGATGCGCGACGGATCGTCGTGACCGGGCATTCCGCGGGCGGCCAGCTGGCGCTGTGGGCCGCGGCCCGGCACGTACTGCCGCAGGGGTCGCCGTGGCGGCTCGCCGCGGCGCCGCCGCTGCGCGGGGTCGTCGCCCTCGCGCCGATCGCCGACTTCGCCACGGCGGTGGAGCTGGATGTCTGCTCCGGCGCGGTGGGTCAACTCCTCGGGCGGGAAGCGGACTTCGCCGCGCGGAGCCCGTACGCCGATCCGGCCGCGCTGCTGCCGACCGGGATCGCCACCGCGGTCGTGCAGGGACGCACCGATCTGACCGTGCCGCACGCGGTCGCCGAGGCGTTCGTGGACGCGGCGGCCAAGGCGGGCGAGACGGTGGGGCTGACACTGCTGGAGGAGGTCGGGCACTTCCCGTTGATCGATCCGGCGGCGGACGCGTGTGCGGTGGTGGCGGAGGAGATCGCCCAGCTGGCGTGGTGA
- a CDS encoding MFS transporter, translating to MGETPAGEIRAASAPGRWVILTTVLGSSMALLDSTVINVALPRIGKDLGTDLAALQWTVNAYMLTLAGLILLGGALGDRYGRRRVFVVGVIWFATASLLCGIAPNAAVLIGARALQGVGGALLTPGSLALIQASFHPDDRARAVGLWSGFGGVGAAVGPFVGGWLVDGPGWRWVFLINVPVAAVCAPVALRHVPESRDPQAHGRFDVLGAVLGALALALVTYALIEAPGRGASAAVIGAAVGGVLLGVAFVQLERRRAHPMLPPSVFESRQFTSVNIVTLCVYAALGGYFFLSAILLQVVAGYSALGAGTALLPTTVLMLLFSASSGELAQRIGPRIPLTVGPLLAAAGMLLMLRIGPGDASVSGYVQHVLPAVAVIGLGLVTLVAPLTATVLASVDTARAGLASGINNAAARAAGLIAVAALPLLAGMGPEAYRDAGEFAAAFKRAMPMCAGLMVLGSVIAWATVRTPPVVRKGKARPECTVHCNVAAPPLEPVRDENGEPGRT from the coding sequence ATGGGTGAGACACCGGCCGGTGAGATCCGTGCTGCCTCCGCACCCGGGCGCTGGGTCATCCTGACCACCGTCCTCGGGTCCAGCATGGCCCTGCTCGACTCCACCGTCATCAACGTCGCCCTGCCCCGTATCGGCAAGGACCTCGGCACCGATCTGGCCGCCCTGCAGTGGACCGTCAACGCCTACATGCTGACGCTCGCCGGGCTGATCCTTCTCGGAGGGGCACTCGGGGACCGGTACGGGCGGCGAAGGGTCTTCGTCGTGGGGGTGATCTGGTTCGCCACTGCCTCGTTGCTGTGCGGGATTGCGCCGAATGCCGCCGTTCTGATCGGTGCCCGCGCCCTCCAGGGGGTGGGCGGGGCACTCCTCACCCCCGGGTCGCTGGCGTTGATCCAGGCAAGTTTTCATCCGGACGACCGGGCGCGTGCCGTCGGGCTGTGGTCGGGTTTCGGCGGCGTGGGGGCCGCCGTCGGGCCGTTCGTCGGGGGGTGGCTCGTCGACGGCCCCGGGTGGCGGTGGGTGTTTCTGATCAATGTGCCGGTGGCCGCCGTCTGCGCGCCGGTCGCGCTGCGTCACGTACCCGAGTCGCGGGACCCGCAGGCACACGGGCGCTTCGACGTTCTGGGGGCCGTGCTCGGCGCACTGGCTCTTGCCCTGGTGACCTATGCGTTGATCGAGGCGCCCGGCCGGGGGGCGTCCGCCGCGGTGATCGGGGCGGCCGTGGGCGGGGTCCTGCTCGGGGTGGCGTTCGTGCAGCTGGAGCGGCGGCGGGCACACCCCATGCTGCCCCCGTCGGTGTTCGAGTCCCGGCAGTTCACCAGCGTCAATATCGTCACGCTCTGTGTGTACGCGGCGCTCGGCGGCTATTTCTTCCTCTCCGCCATCCTGCTCCAGGTCGTGGCCGGGTACTCCGCCCTCGGCGCCGGCACCGCCCTCCTTCCGACCACGGTGCTGATGCTGCTGTTCTCCGCCTCGTCGGGCGAGCTGGCGCAGCGCATCGGGCCCCGTATCCCGCTCACCGTCGGACCGCTGCTCGCCGCCGCCGGGATGCTGCTCATGCTGCGGATCGGGCCCGGTGACGCCTCCGTCTCCGGGTACGTGCAGCATGTGCTGCCCGCCGTCGCCGTGATCGGCCTGGGCCTGGTCACCCTGGTCGCGCCGCTCACCGCGACCGTCCTCGCCTCCGTCGACACCGCGCGGGCCGGACTGGCCAGCGGGATCAACAACGCGGCGGCCCGGGCGGCCGGGCTGATCGCCGTCGCCGCGCTGCCGCTGCTGGCCGGGATGGGCCCGGAGGCGTACCGCGACGCGGGTGAGTTCGCGGCGGCCTTCAAGCGGGCCATGCCGATGTGTGCCGGCCTGATGGTGCTGGGTTCGGTGATCGCCTGGGCGACCGTACGGACACCGCCCGTGGTCCGGAAGGGCAAGGCGCGTCCCGAATGCACCGTGCACTGCAACGTCGCGGCGCCTCCGCTGGAGCCCGTGCGGGACGAGAACGGGGAACCCGGCCGGACCTGA
- a CDS encoding MalY/PatB family protein, giving the protein MSVNEHEEPTVQANARYDFDTVIDRRGTWCVQWDGVADRFGVDGLLPFTISDMDFETAPEVLTALRTRLDHGVLGYTSWQHDDFRSAIAHWYETRYGTELDTGRLVYGPSVLSQFSQLLQMWTAEGDGVVVHTPTYDGFRKAITGLGRELRGVPLGDTGALERELARPDAKVLVLCSPHNPTGRVWTEPELAGMAALAARHGVAVISDEIHADFVHDGHRHVPWTRVAGDARWAVISSASKSFNFPALTGSYGIIGDPADRTEFLRRMETAEGLASPAVLSLTAHIAAYRQGGPWLDEVRAYVAGNLALVAERLNAASPELSWQPPQAGYLAWIDLRPLGVDDEALQRVLIEREKVAIMPGAVYGAEGFLRLNVGCPRSKVEAGVDALVRALEAVR; this is encoded by the coding sequence ATGTCCGTGAACGAGCACGAGGAGCCCACTGTGCAAGCGAACGCGCGCTATGACTTCGACACCGTCATCGACCGCAGGGGCACCTGGTGTGTCCAGTGGGACGGGGTCGCCGACCGGTTCGGTGTCGACGGGCTGCTCCCGTTCACCATCTCCGACATGGACTTCGAGACGGCCCCCGAGGTCCTGACCGCACTGCGGACCCGCCTCGACCACGGGGTGCTCGGCTACACCAGCTGGCAGCATGACGACTTCCGGTCGGCGATCGCGCACTGGTACGAGACCCGGTACGGCACCGAGCTGGACACCGGCCGACTGGTCTACGGCCCGTCCGTGCTCAGCCAGTTCTCGCAGCTCCTCCAGATGTGGACGGCCGAGGGCGACGGTGTGGTCGTCCACACCCCCACGTACGACGGCTTCCGCAAGGCGATCACCGGCCTCGGCCGCGAGCTGCGGGGCGTGCCGCTGGGAGACACCGGGGCGCTGGAACGGGAGCTGGCCCGCCCCGATGCGAAGGTGCTGGTGCTCTGCTCGCCGCACAACCCGACCGGCCGGGTGTGGACGGAGCCCGAGCTGGCCGGCATGGCCGCTCTGGCCGCGCGCCACGGGGTCGCGGTGATCAGTGACGAGATCCATGCGGACTTCGTGCACGACGGCCACCGGCATGTGCCGTGGACGAGGGTGGCCGGTGACGCCCGCTGGGCGGTGATCTCGTCCGCGTCCAAGTCCTTCAACTTCCCGGCGCTGACCGGCTCGTACGGCATCATCGGCGATCCGGCCGACCGGACGGAGTTCCTGCGCCGCATGGAAACGGCGGAGGGCCTGGCATCCCCGGCGGTGCTGTCGCTCACCGCGCACATAGCCGCGTACCGGCAGGGCGGGCCGTGGCTGGACGAGGTACGCGCGTACGTGGCCGGGAACCTGGCCCTGGTCGCGGAACGCCTGAACGCGGCGTCCCCCGAACTGTCCTGGCAGCCCCCGCAGGCCGGGTATCTGGCGTGGATCGATCTGCGCCCCCTGGGTGTGGACGACGAGGCCCTGCAGCGGGTGCTGATCGAGCGCGAGAAGGTCGCGATCATGCCGGGTGCGGTGTACGGGGCCGAGGGGTTCCTGCGGCTGAACGTGGGGTGCCCGCGGAGCAAGGTCGAGGCGGGCGTGGACGCGCTGGTGCGGGCGCTGGAGGCCGTGAGGTAG
- the fbaA gene encoding class II fructose-bisphosphate aldolase: MPIATPEVYAEMLDRAKAGKFAYPAINVTSTQTLHAALRGFAEAESDGIVQISTGGAEFLGGQYNKDMVTGAVALAEFAHIVAAKYDVTVALHTDHCPKDKLDGYVRPLLDISAERVAKGLNPLFQSHMWDGSAETLADNLAIGQELLAKAAAAKIILEVEITPTGGEEDGVTHEINDELYTTVDDALRTAEALGLGEKGRYLLAASFGNVHGVYKPGNVVLRPELLKDLQEGVGAKYGKTAGSQPFDFVFHGGSGSTEQEIATALENGVVKMNLDTDTQYAFTRPIVDHMFRNYDGVLKVDGEVGNKKVYDPRSWGKSAEAGMAKRVTEACANLRSTGTKLK, from the coding sequence ATGCCCATCGCAACCCCCGAGGTCTACGCCGAGATGCTCGACCGGGCGAAGGCAGGCAAGTTCGCCTACCCGGCCATCAATGTGACGTCGACCCAGACCCTGCACGCTGCACTGCGCGGCTTCGCGGAGGCGGAGAGCGACGGCATCGTCCAGATCTCCACCGGTGGGGCGGAGTTCCTCGGCGGCCAGTACAACAAGGACATGGTCACGGGCGCCGTCGCCCTCGCCGAGTTCGCGCACATCGTCGCCGCCAAGTACGACGTCACGGTCGCGCTGCACACCGACCACTGCCCCAAGGACAAGCTGGACGGTTACGTACGTCCGCTGCTCGACATCTCCGCCGAGCGGGTCGCCAAGGGCCTGAACCCGCTGTTCCAGTCCCACATGTGGGACGGCTCGGCCGAGACCCTCGCCGACAACCTGGCCATCGGCCAGGAACTGCTGGCCAAGGCCGCCGCCGCGAAGATCATCCTCGAGGTCGAGATCACCCCGACCGGTGGCGAGGAGGACGGCGTCACCCACGAGATCAACGACGAGCTCTACACGACCGTCGACGACGCGCTGCGCACCGCCGAGGCGCTCGGCCTGGGCGAGAAGGGCCGCTACCTGCTGGCCGCCTCCTTCGGCAACGTGCACGGCGTCTACAAGCCGGGCAACGTCGTGCTCCGTCCCGAGCTCCTCAAGGACCTCCAGGAGGGCGTCGGCGCCAAGTACGGCAAGACAGCCGGCAGCCAGCCCTTCGATTTCGTCTTCCACGGCGGCTCCGGCTCCACCGAGCAGGAGATCGCCACCGCGCTGGAGAACGGCGTGGTGAAGATGAACCTCGACACCGACACCCAGTACGCCTTCACCCGCCCGATCGTGGACCACATGTTCCGCAACTACGACGGCGTGCTGAAGGTCGACGGCGAGGTCGGCAACAAGAAGGTCTACGACCCGCGCAGCTGGGGCAAGTCCGCCGAGGCGGGCATGGCCAAGCGCGTCACGGAGGCCTGCGCCAACCTGCGGTCCACCGGCACCAAGCTGAAGTAG
- a CDS encoding DUF3151 domain-containing protein, producing MSIHENLLGGPPPTHLPDDPEPRELLANGTAPADVAAKYPTSSLAWAQLADEAFEGGRVVESYAYARTGYHRGLDALRRAGWKGHGPVPFEHEPNRGFLRALHALARAAQSIGEQEEYERCSTFLRDSSPTAAEILG from the coding sequence ATGTCCATCCACGAGAACCTGCTCGGGGGACCTCCCCCGACCCACCTGCCCGACGACCCCGAGCCGCGCGAGCTCCTCGCGAACGGCACAGCCCCGGCCGATGTCGCCGCGAAGTACCCGACCTCTTCGCTGGCCTGGGCGCAGCTCGCCGACGAGGCGTTCGAGGGCGGCCGTGTCGTCGAGTCGTACGCCTACGCCCGCACCGGCTACCACCGTGGCCTCGACGCACTGCGCAGGGCCGGCTGGAAGGGCCACGGGCCCGTACCGTTCGAGCACGAGCCGAACCGTGGCTTCCTTCGCGCCCTGCACGCCCTCGCGCGCGCGGCTCAGTCGATCGGTGAGCAGGAGGAGTACGAGCGCTGCTCGACGTTCCTCCGCGACTCGTCGCCGACCGCCGCCGAGATCCTCGGTTAG
- a CDS encoding response regulator transcription factor encodes MNDIRVLIVDDQMMVREGFSVLLGAMPGIEVVGEAVDGRQAIAQAAALRPDVVLMDIRMPELNGIEATREIVTNDADAKVLVLTTFDLDEYVYQALRAGASGFLLKDASARQLADGVRVVAAGEALLAPTVTKRLITEFSRLAGAPRPPALARIGDLTERETEVLVLIAQGLSNAEIASHLVVAESTIKTHVSRILVKLGLRDRTQAAVFAYEARLVTPA; translated from the coding sequence ATGAACGACATCCGTGTCCTGATCGTCGACGACCAGATGATGGTCCGGGAGGGCTTCTCGGTGCTCCTGGGGGCGATGCCGGGCATCGAGGTCGTCGGCGAGGCCGTCGACGGCCGGCAGGCGATCGCCCAGGCCGCCGCGCTCCGGCCCGACGTGGTGCTGATGGACATCCGGATGCCGGAGCTCAACGGCATCGAGGCGACCCGTGAGATCGTCACGAACGACGCGGACGCCAAGGTGCTCGTGCTGACCACGTTCGACCTCGACGAGTACGTGTACCAGGCACTGCGCGCCGGCGCGTCCGGGTTCCTGCTGAAGGACGCCTCCGCCCGCCAGCTCGCCGACGGGGTACGGGTGGTGGCGGCCGGGGAGGCGCTGCTGGCACCGACCGTCACAAAGCGGCTGATCACCGAGTTCTCCCGGCTCGCGGGGGCTCCCCGGCCGCCCGCGCTCGCCCGGATCGGCGATCTGACGGAGCGCGAGACGGAGGTGCTCGTCCTGATCGCGCAGGGCCTGTCGAACGCGGAGATCGCCTCACATCTGGTGGTCGCCGAGTCCACCATCAAGACGCATGTGAGCCGCATCCTGGTGAAGCTCGGGCTGCGGGACCGTACCCAGGCGGCGGTGTTCGCGTACGAGGCGAGGCTGGTCACCCCGGCCTGA